The Macaca fascicularis isolate 582-1 chromosome 1, T2T-MFA8v1.1 genome includes a window with the following:
- the PNRC2 gene encoding proline-rich nuclear receptor coactivator 2: MGGGERYNIPAPQSRNVSKNQQQLNRQKTKDQNSQMKIVHKKKERGHGYNSSAAAWQAMQSGGKNKNFPNNQSWNSSLSGPSLLFKSQANQNYAGAKFSEPPSPSVLPKPPSHWVPVSFNPSDKEIMTFQLKTLLKVQV, translated from the coding sequence ATGGGTGGTGGAGAGCGGTATAACATTCCAGCCCCTCAATCTAGAAATGTTAGTAAGAACCAACAACAGCTTAACAGACAGAAGACCAAGGATCAGAATTCCCAGATGAAGATTgttcataagaaaaaagaaagaggacatGGTTATAACTCATCAGCAGCTGCTTGGCAGGCTATGCAAAGTGGGGGGAAGaacaaaaattttccaaataatcAGAGTTGGAATTCTAGCTTATCAGGTCCCAGCTTGCTTTTTAAATCTCAAGCTAATCAGAACTATGCTGGTGCCAAATTTAGTGAGCCACCATCACCAAGTGTTCTTCCCAAACCACCAAGCCACTGGGTCCCTGTTTCCTTTAATCCTTCAGATAAGGAAATAATGACATTTCAACTTAAAACCTTACTTAAAGTACAGGTATAA